The following proteins come from a genomic window of Candidatus Neptunochlamydia vexilliferae:
- the proC gene encoding pyrroline-5-carboxylate reductase, giving the protein MKVGVIGCGVMGNAMARRMAKKHEVALYSRSSVADLAQEIGAKACTSLKEVADHAEALVLAVKPHRLEEVAEELEPLMKQESLLLSVLGGISLANLKEHFSRGVLFRVMPNLPLLCGKGMIGVAEDPQVAKEDQEKVNQVLEGMGTTVWLKEELMNPFTALTGCNPAFIYLIIEAMVEAGISMGIKQELAEDYVLKTIEGAVALFRDQGDSLQSLRWKIASPGGSTIAGLQELEKERVRYALMRGIQRANEKSHESDLLKGEE; this is encoded by the coding sequence GAAAGTCGGAGTGATTGGATGTGGTGTCATGGGAAATGCCATGGCACGGAGAATGGCAAAAAAGCATGAGGTAGCCCTCTATAGCAGGAGCTCTGTTGCCGATTTAGCACAGGAGATCGGCGCCAAAGCGTGCACCTCTCTTAAAGAGGTTGCCGACCATGCAGAGGCGCTTGTTTTGGCCGTTAAACCTCATAGGCTTGAAGAGGTGGCTGAAGAGCTCGAGCCCCTCATGAAGCAAGAGAGCCTCTTATTGAGCGTTCTTGGGGGCATTTCCCTTGCGAACCTCAAGGAGCACTTTTCTAGGGGAGTTCTTTTCCGTGTGATGCCTAACCTCCCCCTCCTTTGTGGGAAGGGAATGATCGGGGTTGCGGAAGACCCTCAAGTTGCTAAGGAAGATCAGGAAAAGGTGAACCAAGTCTTAGAGGGGATGGGAACCACTGTTTGGCTAAAAGAGGAGCTGATGAACCCTTTTACAGCGCTTACCGGCTGTAACCCGGCCTTTATCTACCTGATCATCGAGGCAATGGTGGAAGCGGGGATTAGCATGGGGATCAAACAAGAATTAGCTGAGGATTATGTCTTGAAGACGATTGAAGGAGCGGTGGCTCTTTTTCGAGATCAGGGGGACAGTCTCCAATCCCTTCGTTGGAAAATTGCGTCTCCAGGAGGTTCGACGATTGCAGGTTTGCAGGAGCTTGAGAAAGAACGAGTCCGTTACGCTCTGATGCGGGGAATTCAGAGAGCAAATGAGAAATCTCATGAGAGCGATCTTCTGAAGGGGGAGGAGTAA
- a CDS encoding superoxide dismutase, whose product MNITPGYYFENLGAKPLSEKSPLFKKIVSCFGSFEAWQRNLVSTGMIRGIGWVILYQDPIDGLLYNIWVDEHNINHIPGAEPLLIMDVREHAYITEYGLSRLGYIQVFLKNINWEIVESRFLKCAAEKEAR is encoded by the coding sequence ATGAATATTACCCCTGGGTATTACTTTGAGAATCTCGGGGCAAAGCCCCTTTCTGAAAAAAGCCCCCTTTTCAAAAAAATAGTTTCCTGCTTTGGCTCCTTTGAGGCTTGGCAAAGGAACCTCGTCTCGACCGGAATGATCCGAGGAATTGGGTGGGTGATTCTCTATCAAGACCCGATTGATGGGCTTCTCTACAATATCTGGGTCGATGAGCACAATATCAATCATATTCCAGGGGCCGAGCCCCTTCTCATCATGGATGTGAGGGAGCACGCCTATATCACCGAATATGGCCTGAGTCGCCTAGGGTACATCCAGGTCTTCCTAAAGAACATCAATTGGGAAATCGTTGAGAGTCGCTTTTTGAAGTGCGCAGCTGAAAAAGAAGCAAGATAA
- a CDS encoding TMEM14 family protein, with amino-acid sequence MEKAIFKKIGVTVLLYSILVFAGGVMGFATKKSLPSLLAGGTFGLALLFSSVKVLTFRRWGLYASLILLLLLDAFFSYRFLLTQALFPAGMMLIVTTATLILLLFQLRTSKSDSQRFPN; translated from the coding sequence ATGGAAAAAGCAATTTTCAAAAAAATTGGAGTGACCGTTCTTCTCTACTCAATTTTGGTATTTGCCGGAGGAGTGATGGGATTTGCAACAAAGAAGAGTCTTCCCTCTCTGCTTGCAGGAGGAACTTTTGGCTTAGCCCTTCTTTTTTCAAGTGTGAAAGTCTTGACCTTTCGGAGATGGGGGCTCTACGCCTCATTGATCTTGCTTCTTCTTTTAGATGCCTTTTTCTCGTACCGCTTTCTTTTGACCCAGGCTCTTTTTCCTGCGGGGATGATGCTGATCGTTACAACCGCAACGCTTATCTTGCTTCTTTTTCAGCTGCGCACTTCAAAAAGCGACTCTCAACGATTTCCCAATTGA
- a CDS encoding L-threonylcarbamoyladenylate synthase: MYTEYFGPIDREKLSDANHHLEAAARKLQQGGLVAFPTETTYGLGAIILNVPAIERLFAAKGRPADRSLPVQVANIEQVKFVAKDLPSEVFALAKRFLPGPLTLVLKKHPNLCSKVTAGKETVAIRIPSDPIALRLIELTGCPLAVPSANQSGKPSPTTAAHVLEDLNGLIEGIVDGGETELGIETTILSLEDPMKPTILRVGAISQKEIEEALGRQVTIHPAALLLDRNSCFPKLRSTVRLFASWDEMKIYLKLSAPSKRLIMSEEPAPIEGGDHFKLSAKSFYEGLRTANRDGYVEVLVLCDPQLKRNAFLLNRLKQIAST, translated from the coding sequence ATGTACACCGAATACTTTGGTCCAATTGATCGAGAAAAGCTAAGCGATGCGAACCATCATCTTGAAGCTGCAGCTCGCAAACTGCAGCAAGGGGGGCTTGTTGCTTTTCCGACAGAAACAACTTATGGGCTCGGCGCAATTATCTTAAATGTGCCAGCGATTGAACGTCTTTTTGCAGCTAAGGGACGCCCTGCCGATCGCTCTCTTCCTGTACAAGTAGCAAATATCGAACAAGTTAAATTTGTTGCAAAAGATCTTCCTTCAGAAGTCTTTGCCTTAGCAAAGCGCTTTCTTCCTGGTCCTTTGACCCTCGTTTTGAAAAAGCATCCAAATCTCTGCTCAAAGGTGACAGCGGGTAAAGAGACTGTTGCGATTCGGATCCCTTCTGATCCCATTGCTCTCCGACTTATTGAACTAACGGGATGTCCTTTAGCCGTTCCTTCGGCTAACCAATCGGGGAAGCCAAGTCCTACAACAGCTGCCCATGTCCTTGAAGATCTTAACGGCCTGATTGAAGGGATTGTCGATGGGGGGGAGACCGAGCTTGGAATAGAGACGACGATCCTTTCCTTAGAAGATCCGATGAAACCTACCATTTTGCGGGTAGGGGCGATCTCTCAAAAAGAGATCGAGGAAGCACTTGGTCGGCAAGTGACCATTCATCCTGCTGCCCTCCTTTTAGATAGAAATAGTTGTTTCCCCAAGCTCCGCTCAACGGTTCGTCTTTTTGCTTCTTGGGATGAGATGAAGATTTACCTCAAGCTCAGTGCTCCTAGTAAGCGGCTTATCATGAGTGAAGAGCCTGCCCCCATCGAAGGAGGGGATCACTTCAAGCTTTCAGCGAAGAGCTTTTATGAGGGGCTCCGAACGGCAAACCGTGATGGATATGTAGAGGTTTTAGTTCTTTGTGATCCGCAGCTCAAGCGGAATGCTTTTCTCCTCAACCGCCTCAAGCAGATCGCCAGCACCTAG
- a CDS encoding histidine phosphatase family protein: MKKPCEKEIYLIRHGETEWSRDGKHTGLTDIPLTDKGEVEAMALGRRLEKIRFDHVFSSPLKRAKETCLICGLEPQVDDDILEWNYGAYEGLTSAEIHKTNTDWNIFTHGAPAGEPVEEVIKRGMCLVQKLESLEGKIALFTSGHFSCAFATC; this comes from the coding sequence TTGAAGAAGCCCTGTGAGAAAGAGATCTACCTCATCCGCCATGGGGAAACCGAGTGGTCCCGCGATGGAAAGCATACCGGACTCACCGATATTCCCCTCACCGACAAAGGGGAAGTTGAGGCAATGGCCCTGGGCAGGCGGCTTGAAAAAATCCGGTTCGACCATGTCTTTTCAAGCCCCCTCAAGCGAGCCAAGGAGACCTGTCTTATCTGTGGCCTCGAGCCCCAGGTCGATGATGATATTCTCGAGTGGAACTATGGGGCCTACGAGGGATTGACAAGCGCTGAAATCCACAAAACCAATACTGACTGGAACATCTTTACCCATGGTGCTCCTGCTGGAGAGCCGGTTGAAGAGGTTATTAAACGAGGGATGTGCCTTGTCCAAAAACTCGAGTCGCTCGAGGGGAAGATTGCCCTTTTTACAAGTGGTCATTTTTCCTGCGCTTTTGCAACCTGCTAG
- a CDS encoding Lpg1974 family pore-forming outer membrane protein encodes MMHKKFLLLLLVPAFVYAQQQVPPDEQDLFNKDDAVVVINGEFLFWSVNEGALDYAIRMKKPAWGPSNSYAQGDFEQAEFDFDPGYRFSIGYYRAPNFWEADFEWTYIHFKGTDRIKRSSSPEQFTTGTFPQVFSNPIDHATSRIQLHYKTADLIAHRVFHIDNNPHLRLKLLGAFSGVWTHQNWKVRYFDAGTSATSTTNRWKYWGFGFRTGLSFDWFWGNHFYTTGKFTTALVIGRYKNHSKQTVNTPSQPGDNALVPVRDARYRDYRVSFTTQLLLGPSYQRSFNKWRFEIFAGYEMNIWTNLQEIFRSTAAPASGAKETWLSTGLVALQGLTLRGSVNF; translated from the coding sequence ATGATGCATAAGAAGTTCCTTTTATTACTCCTTGTTCCAGCATTTGTCTATGCGCAGCAGCAGGTTCCCCCTGATGAGCAAGACCTCTTCAATAAAGATGATGCAGTGGTGGTGATCAATGGGGAATTTCTTTTCTGGAGCGTCAATGAGGGCGCTCTTGACTACGCCATCCGGATGAAAAAACCGGCTTGGGGACCGAGCAATTCCTATGCGCAGGGAGATTTCGAGCAGGCCGAGTTTGACTTCGATCCCGGCTACCGCTTTTCAATCGGCTATTACCGCGCTCCCAACTTCTGGGAAGCTGATTTTGAATGGACTTACATCCACTTTAAGGGGACCGACCGGATAAAACGGTCTTCCTCTCCAGAACAGTTTACAACGGGAACCTTCCCGCAGGTTTTTTCGAATCCAATCGACCACGCGACGAGTCGGATCCAACTCCACTATAAAACGGCTGATCTGATCGCCCACCGAGTCTTTCATATCGACAATAACCCCCACCTTCGGTTGAAGCTTCTCGGGGCTTTTAGCGGTGTCTGGACCCATCAAAACTGGAAGGTCCGCTACTTCGATGCAGGGACGAGTGCCACTTCGACCACCAATCGGTGGAAATATTGGGGCTTTGGCTTCCGTACCGGCTTAAGCTTTGATTGGTTTTGGGGCAACCACTTTTATACCACGGGAAAATTTACCACAGCCCTTGTCATTGGCCGGTATAAAAACCATTCAAAGCAGACGGTCAATACCCCTTCGCAGCCGGGAGATAATGCCCTGGTACCGGTTCGCGATGCCCGCTACCGCGATTACCGGGTTTCTTTTACCACGCAACTGCTTCTGGGCCCCTCCTATCAGCGAAGTTTTAACAAGTGGCGCTTTGAGATTTTTGCGGGCTACGAGATGAATATCTGGACCAACCTGCAGGAGATTTTCCGCTCAACAGCTGCTCCTGCAAGCGGAGCAAAAGAGACTTGGCTCAGTACGGGCCTTGTCGCCCTTCAAGGATTAACACTGCGAGGATCGGTGAATTTTTAG
- the rlmB gene encoding 23S rRNA (guanosine(2251)-2'-O)-methyltransferase RlmB, which translates to MNILQRITKKEFHDKSFLFFHRHVTLANMKRIIMGKHALEEVLQKSPERFLHVYTHKKEDPLATDLKKQGVKVLCAPKQKLASLAGSESHQGFVAEVKEREFLTPKAFLQDAPEKSLVLMCDAIQDPQNFGAILRAAECFRVDAVIYSKNRNVALTPVVSKSSVGASELVPLMPVSNLADTQKKFQDGGYFSVAAELKEGAHSLFDFEFPERTLLILGAEGSGIQRLVSDRADFHVMIPMQGAIDSLNVSQAAATFLAMHSSHR; encoded by the coding sequence TTGAACATTCTCCAACGTATAACGAAAAAAGAATTTCACGACAAATCCTTTCTTTTCTTTCATAGACATGTTACCCTTGCTAACATGAAACGGATCATCATGGGAAAGCATGCGTTAGAGGAAGTTCTCCAGAAAAGTCCGGAGCGCTTTCTCCATGTCTACACCCATAAAAAAGAGGATCCTCTTGCGACCGACCTCAAAAAACAAGGGGTCAAGGTCTTATGCGCTCCCAAGCAAAAGCTCGCTTCTCTTGCAGGGTCAGAGTCCCACCAGGGCTTTGTCGCCGAAGTGAAGGAGCGGGAATTCTTAACGCCGAAAGCTTTTCTGCAAGACGCTCCTGAAAAAAGTCTCGTTTTGATGTGCGATGCGATTCAGGATCCCCAAAACTTTGGGGCGATTCTCCGCGCTGCCGAGTGCTTTAGAGTCGATGCGGTTATCTACTCGAAGAACCGAAATGTGGCCCTCACCCCTGTTGTGAGCAAGTCAAGTGTGGGCGCTTCTGAGCTGGTCCCTCTAATGCCCGTCTCAAACTTGGCCGACACCCAAAAGAAGTTCCAAGATGGGGGCTACTTTTCTGTCGCTGCTGAACTAAAAGAGGGAGCCCACTCCCTTTTTGATTTTGAGTTTCCAGAAAGGACCCTCCTCATCTTAGGGGCTGAGGGGAGTGGCATCCAGCGCCTCGTCTCCGATCGGGCCGACTTTCACGTCATGATCCCGATGCAAGGGGCGATCGATTCGCTTAACGTTTCTCAAGCCGCGGCAACCTTTTTAGCAATGCACAGTTCACACCGTTAG
- a CDS encoding trehalase family glycosidase: MSDEKFIQVSGPLFEAVQIAQIFPDGKTFVDSIPRSPPDEILKAFETQKKSGDFDLKRFVEEHFDLPTQEEEQVPQASTMEDYIKKMWPILLKEMRAPSPYIPKQIQELGICQSRRPRFSSLEAVPYRGDRGDAEGVKDGDAGVGKNQFLNLFGYSSLISLPKPHIVPGGRFRECFYWDSYFTALGLEDMTLVKNMVENFAFLIEQFGFIPNGNRVYFASRSQPPYFSFLLTLLYDAGEKEFALKYIPHLEKEYAYWIETCKGDLGLNRYFDPLNIPRPEAYLRETTLAKEGIPPEFFQHLRAACASGWDFSSRWIGDQKSFQTICTLDILPIDLNCLLYHLEETLARFAKDPAPYAAAAAKRKKAIQTLFWKEDFFFDYNFKKKEPSPTLSLAGVTPLFVKAATPEQAEACVKRLYIDFLKDGGFVTTLTESGHQWDMPNGWAPLQWITIQGLLNYGYTDLAMEGARRWLALSEKIFKETGTLLEKYNVRDCSLDIARGEYALQQGFGWTNGVNCALLKRLPRLEKR; the protein is encoded by the coding sequence ATGAGCGATGAAAAATTTATACAAGTTTCGGGCCCCCTTTTTGAAGCGGTCCAAATAGCCCAAATCTTTCCCGATGGAAAGACCTTTGTAGATAGCATTCCCCGCTCCCCTCCCGATGAAATTTTAAAAGCCTTTGAGACCCAGAAAAAGAGCGGTGACTTTGATCTTAAACGGTTTGTGGAAGAGCATTTTGACCTTCCAACCCAAGAAGAGGAGCAGGTTCCCCAAGCCTCAACCATGGAAGACTATATTAAGAAGATGTGGCCGATCCTCCTTAAAGAGATGCGGGCCCCCTCTCCTTATATACCCAAACAAATTCAAGAATTGGGAATTTGCCAAAGCCGGCGCCCCAGATTTAGCTCCCTCGAAGCAGTCCCCTATCGAGGAGATAGGGGCGATGCAGAGGGAGTTAAAGATGGGGATGCTGGCGTGGGGAAAAACCAATTCTTGAACTTGTTTGGGTATAGTTCTTTGATCTCCCTTCCCAAGCCCCACATCGTTCCTGGGGGCCGGTTCCGCGAATGCTTTTACTGGGACAGCTACTTTACCGCCCTCGGCTTAGAAGATATGACCTTGGTTAAGAACATGGTCGAAAACTTTGCCTTTCTGATTGAGCAGTTTGGCTTTATCCCTAACGGGAACCGGGTCTACTTTGCCTCCCGCTCCCAGCCCCCTTACTTCTCTTTTTTGCTCACCCTCCTCTATGATGCTGGGGAAAAGGAGTTCGCCCTCAAGTATATCCCCCACCTTGAAAAAGAATATGCCTATTGGATAGAGACTTGTAAGGGAGACCTGGGGCTCAACCGCTACTTCGATCCCCTAAATATCCCCCGCCCTGAAGCTTACCTCCGCGAAACCACCCTAGCCAAAGAGGGGATCCCTCCCGAGTTCTTCCAACACTTAAGGGCCGCCTGCGCCTCTGGATGGGACTTTAGCTCCCGTTGGATCGGAGACCAAAAGAGTTTTCAGACGATCTGCACCCTCGACATCCTCCCCATTGACCTTAACTGTCTCCTTTACCATTTAGAAGAGACCTTGGCCCGCTTCGCCAAAGATCCTGCCCCTTATGCCGCTGCCGCTGCCAAACGAAAAAAAGCGATCCAGACCCTCTTTTGGAAAGAGGATTTCTTCTTCGACTACAACTTTAAGAAGAAAGAGCCTAGCCCTACCCTCTCCCTTGCCGGGGTCACCCCCCTCTTCGTCAAAGCAGCCACCCCCGAGCAAGCAGAGGCCTGTGTAAAGCGGCTTTACATCGACTTTCTAAAGGATGGGGGTTTTGTCACGACGCTGACCGAAAGTGGCCACCAGTGGGACATGCCCAATGGCTGGGCTCCGCTCCAGTGGATCACCATCCAAGGACTCCTCAACTATGGCTATACCGATCTCGCGATGGAAGGGGCCCGCCGGTGGCTTGCCCTTTCCGAAAAGATCTTCAAGGAAACGGGGACTCTCCTTGAAAAGTATAATGTGCGTGACTGCTCTTTGGATATTGCCCGAGGCGAGTATGCCCTTCAGCAAGGGTTTGGGTGGACTAACGGTGTGAACTGTGCATTGCTAAAAAGGTTGCCGCGGCTTGAGAAACGTTAA
- a CDS encoding sulfatase-like hydrolase/transferase, translating to MLLINPYYFVLLMAGFFTLNVCHVVSLDQEWSFSLTYFLAYALLQSFLEVILLGLVAHLIKRYFPNPFYYGFISLCLLFFILRYIDFTLTRFMDISVFYGLRWVFDESFENFIELLHLTGISIMTWAFLLAATVTVIPLLAVGLYKLTAKLATKKPLKVTYRGLAQVLCCLPLGLIALDFTVTPRLDRQQYYYYERVLPWKSTLFSQEKVLLRLGRPLKSLPNENKTLKILHTTPIAAANKPNIYLFIVESLRDDFMTEETAPHIATFREENVRFGKTFSNANATHKAWYSLFYSRYPFLWAETQKKWESGSPPLQILKKMGYDIHVYSGSQLRYYRLDKLMFGTHHYLADSYHVYPHYAPVQAWESDTRAVNKFLGHLDKEKSKEGNLFIFFIDSTHFNYSWPDDYPTHFTPISEEKTDLRVSNSIKNVHLTKNRYRNSIHFVDSLFGQVVNRLKEKGLYDDALILFTADHGEEFFEEGQLFHASHLSAMQTEPPLYMKLGDNKRLKTVKTDEIITSHVDIFPTLIDYLLGEQPYPFFDGESLFKEGRFPFVITGRFNGPRAPEEFFIHDGTLKCTLRFNTDRELEVRSLKNTLGRPLKINKEALKARYAPVFKKIINN from the coding sequence ATGCTGCTCATCAACCCGTACTACTTTGTCCTACTCATGGCCGGGTTTTTCACCCTAAATGTTTGCCATGTCGTCTCTTTGGATCAAGAGTGGAGCTTTTCTCTCACATACTTTCTCGCTTATGCACTGCTACAAAGCTTTTTAGAGGTCATTCTCCTAGGCTTGGTCGCTCATCTGATTAAGCGCTATTTTCCTAACCCTTTTTACTATGGGTTCATTAGCCTTTGCCTTCTCTTTTTTATCCTTCGCTACATCGACTTTACCCTGACCCGCTTTATGGATATCTCGGTTTTTTACGGTCTCCGTTGGGTCTTTGATGAGAGTTTTGAAAACTTTATCGAACTCCTTCATTTGACGGGAATTAGCATTATGACTTGGGCTTTTCTTCTTGCAGCAACCGTGACGGTTATTCCACTATTGGCGGTCGGGCTTTACAAGTTAACCGCAAAGCTAGCGACAAAAAAGCCTCTAAAGGTGACCTATCGAGGGCTGGCGCAGGTCCTTTGCTGTTTACCCTTAGGGCTGATAGCCCTTGATTTTACAGTGACTCCTAGATTAGACCGGCAACAGTACTATTATTATGAGCGGGTCCTTCCCTGGAAGTCGACCCTTTTTTCCCAAGAGAAGGTGTTGCTCCGCCTCGGTCGTCCCCTAAAATCGCTTCCGAATGAAAACAAAACGCTTAAAATCCTCCACACAACGCCCATTGCAGCGGCCAACAAGCCGAACATCTACCTCTTTATCGTGGAGAGTTTGCGTGATGACTTTATGACCGAGGAGACGGCCCCCCACATTGCCACCTTTAGAGAGGAAAATGTCCGCTTTGGAAAGACCTTTTCCAATGCCAACGCGACCCATAAGGCGTGGTATTCCCTTTTTTACTCCCGCTACCCCTTCCTTTGGGCCGAGACCCAAAAGAAGTGGGAGTCGGGGAGTCCTCCTCTCCAAATTCTCAAAAAGATGGGGTATGACATCCATGTCTATTCGGGGTCTCAGCTCCGCTACTACCGGCTCGATAAATTGATGTTTGGGACCCATCACTACCTTGCCGATTCCTATCATGTCTATCCCCACTATGCTCCGGTCCAAGCCTGGGAGTCTGACACCCGAGCGGTGAATAAATTTTTGGGTCATCTCGATAAAGAAAAGAGCAAAGAGGGGAACCTCTTTATTTTCTTTATCGACTCGACCCACTTTAACTATAGTTGGCCCGACGACTATCCCACCCACTTTACACCCATTAGCGAGGAAAAGACAGATCTTCGGGTTTCCAATTCGATTAAAAATGTCCACCTCACAAAGAACCGGTACCGAAACTCGATCCACTTTGTCGATTCTCTCTTTGGGCAGGTGGTGAACCGCCTAAAAGAAAAGGGGCTTTATGACGATGCCCTGATCCTTTTTACCGCTGACCATGGCGAGGAGTTTTTCGAGGAAGGACAACTCTTTCACGCCTCCCATCTCAGCGCAATGCAAACCGAGCCCCCACTTTACATGAAGCTTGGGGATAACAAGCGGCTCAAAACCGTAAAGACCGATGAAATTATCACCTCTCATGTCGACATCTTCCCGACCCTCATCGATTACCTGCTGGGGGAGCAGCCCTATCCCTTTTTTGATGGGGAGTCTCTGTTCAAAGAAGGGCGCTTTCCCTTTGTGATCACAGGGCGCTTCAACGGCCCCCGCGCTCCCGAAGAGTTTTTCATCCACGATGGGACGCTCAAGTGCACCCTCCGCTTTAACACCGACCGGGAACTTGAGGTGCGCTCCCTCAAAAACACCCTCGGTCGCCCCCTCAAAATCAATAAAGAGGCCCTAAAAGCCCGCTATGCTCCTGTTTTCAAAAAAATCATAAATAATTAA
- a CDS encoding alpha/beta hydrolase has product MNKTIFLTISAFFFTIFIFIGYIYQEQEAMLFHKRTLPSDYAFTFKEPFDELFLETDQDARINALHFKIDNPKGVVLYFHGRGGNLGGKWGPVVREFTSRGYDLFIMDYRGFGKSTGKLSEKGICHDADYCYSYLLDQYREEQIVVYGRSLGTGIATYVASHHDPKNLVLEAPYFSILDLTPRQLPYLPRFLVPMILKYHFRTDKWIVRVDSPIHIFHGTHDELVPYDSSTRLLKLLKNKQDAVLVSIENGKHSRLRHHPSYQKALDKILQ; this is encoded by the coding sequence ATGAATAAAACGATCTTTTTAACCATCAGCGCCTTCTTCTTTACGATCTTCATCTTTATTGGGTATATCTACCAAGAGCAAGAAGCGATGCTCTTTCATAAGAGAACCCTCCCCAGCGACTATGCCTTTACCTTTAAAGAGCCTTTTGATGAGCTCTTCCTAGAGACCGATCAAGATGCCCGGATCAATGCCCTCCACTTCAAAATCGACAATCCCAAAGGGGTGGTCCTCTATTTCCATGGACGGGGAGGGAACTTGGGAGGAAAATGGGGGCCCGTCGTGCGTGAGTTTACCTCCCGCGGCTACGACCTCTTTATCATGGACTATCGGGGTTTTGGGAAAAGCACCGGAAAGCTCAGTGAAAAGGGGATCTGCCACGACGCTGACTACTGCTACAGCTATCTTCTCGACCAGTACCGAGAAGAGCAGATCGTCGTCTATGGCCGCTCTCTAGGAACAGGGATCGCTACCTACGTTGCCTCCCACCACGACCCCAAAAACCTCGTCCTTGAAGCCCCTTACTTTAGCATCCTCGACCTGACACCACGCCAGCTCCCCTACCTTCCCCGCTTCCTCGTCCCCATGATTCTCAAGTACCACTTCCGGACCGACAAGTGGATCGTCCGGGTCGACTCCCCCATCCATATCTTCCATGGGACCCACGACGAGCTCGTCCCCTACGATTCGAGCACCCGCCTCCTCAAACTTCTTAAAAACAAACAAGACGCCGTCCTTGTTTCCATCGAGAACGGCAAACATAGCCGCCTGCGCCACCATCCGAGCTACCAAAAAGCACTCGACAAAATCCTGCAATAG
- a CDS encoding RNA-guided endonuclease InsQ/TnpB family protein: MGSQMVCNALRKVRGSYKALKIKKGQEVPEISFKETSSIHYCARTFTLKKETLSLFSINKRIKCSFRIGPHQEKYLNQGKIKEGELIRRGKEWFFNLVIELPEVPLKKEGTILGVDLGENNSAVTSNGTIYGGGKLKAERDRFLNRRKKLQSNGSKASKRCLKKTSGKERRRVKETNHCISKALVEEALLKEAKIIALEDLKNIRKRIKGNKRMRTRLHRWPWRQLQCFIEYKAQNQGIEVVYVEPQYSSLTCSRCKKLGIRQKHLFKCLSCGSYQHSDRNAAINHCKLAESVVSARAPVNVPMVAATALATSSFL; encoded by the coding sequence CTGGGCTCTCAAATGGTGTGCAATGCCCTTAGGAAAGTACGTGGAAGCTATAAAGCACTTAAAATTAAAAAAGGTCAAGAAGTTCCCGAGATTTCGTTTAAAGAAACATCTAGTATCCACTACTGTGCGCGTACCTTTACTCTCAAAAAAGAGACACTGTCTCTTTTTTCTATAAACAAAAGGATCAAATGTTCTTTTCGAATAGGACCGCATCAAGAGAAATACCTTAACCAAGGGAAGATCAAAGAAGGCGAACTTATTCGGAGGGGAAAAGAGTGGTTCTTTAACCTTGTTATTGAGCTCCCAGAAGTTCCCCTTAAAAAGGAAGGGACCATTTTGGGGGTTGACCTTGGAGAAAACAATAGTGCCGTTACCTCTAACGGCACTATTTATGGAGGAGGAAAACTTAAAGCTGAGCGAGATAGGTTTCTGAATAGACGGAAGAAGCTTCAGTCCAACGGTTCTAAGGCATCTAAAAGATGTCTGAAAAAAACCTCTGGCAAAGAGCGTCGTCGCGTTAAAGAAACAAACCACTGCATCAGCAAAGCCCTTGTAGAAGAGGCCCTTTTGAAAGAGGCCAAGATTATAGCTCTCGAAGATTTGAAAAATATTCGAAAGAGAATCAAAGGAAATAAGCGGATGCGGACACGGCTCCACCGCTGGCCTTGGAGGCAGCTTCAGTGCTTTATAGAATATAAAGCACAAAACCAAGGAATCGAAGTTGTCTATGTGGAGCCACAGTACTCCTCTTTGACCTGTTCTCGATGTAAAAAGCTTGGTATTAGGCAAAAGCACCTCTTTAAATGTTTAAGCTGTGGAAGCTATCAGCACAGCGATCGCAATGCAGCGATCAACCACTGCAAGCTTGCTGAGTCTGTTGTCTCAGCAAGGGCACCTGTCAACGTGCCTATGGTAGCAGCAACTGCGCTAGCTACAAGCTCCTTCCTTTAG